GGCGACCGTCTCCGATCCCGTGCCGATGGTGCCCGAGGGTGTGCCGATCGACGCGCTCGCCTCGCTGGTACCCGCGATCGTCGGCGCCATCGCCACCGGCCACACCGCCGGCGCGATCGCCTCCCCGGGCCAGCAGGCCATCCTCGATCAGGCCAGGTCGGTGCTGGCGGCCACGCCGCTGCCCCCGCAGGTGAAGCAGTCCCTGCAGGGCGTCATCACCTTCCTCGACGGCAGCGGGGGCGGCGGTCCGGCCGTCCCGTACGACGGCCCGGCCTTCGCCCAGTTCCTCTACCCGTCGATCGGCCGCGGCTGCATCGGCCCGCAGAGCGATTCGGTCGCCACCGCACTGGCCGTACCCGGCCCGGCCGATCTGCCGCTGCCCGGCCCGCAGTCCGGGCAGACCGGATTCGTGATGACGGCCCTCGGCACCCACGGCCCCACCCCGATCCAGAACCCGCTCATGACGGTCCAGTGGCTGAACCTCGACACCGGCCGCACCGGCACGGTCCCGCTGACCGACGAGCTGCACATCAACCCGGACGGCCCGGCCACGCTGTCGGCCATCGCCGATACCGGTCGCGGCCGAGTGGTCGCGGTCGTCGCCGGTTCGCTGACCACGGCGGTCGCCGACGAGGCCCCGATCACCTGCTCGTTCATCCCGACCATGGGCTTCTTCATGGTGAACTAGGTTGTACTTTTGGCCTTCGCTTCGCTTCGGCGGGTTCGCGGCCCCCTCTGTCTCGGTCCTTCCCTCCTCCGGTCAGTCGCTGCGCTCCCTCCCTCCGTCAGTCCAGGACCGAGACGGGCCGCGAACAACCTTGTTCGGCTTTGTGTCGGTTCGGGTGTTCGAGGGACATTGAGGTGGATCGGGGCGAGTGGCTCTGGTAGACCGGCTGATATGGCGACTGCTGAGAAGACGACTGTCGACGCTGCCCGGTCCCACTCCTACCGGTCCATCCGCTCGCGCGGATCGAGCCGGTCGATTCTGTCGACCCGGTCCAGTCGATCGATCCTGTCCATTCGTTCGGAGGGGTCGATCCTGTCGATCGGCTCCGCATACTCGGTGCTGTCGATCGCTTCCGTGGGGTCGATGCTGTCGATCGGGTCGGTGGGCTCGTTCTTCAGTGCGGGCTCGGCCTTTTCGGGACTGTCACGCTGGTCCCTGCTGTCGTGGCTGGGCAACCGCGGAGTCCCGGAGGGCCGTCCGGCCCTCCGGGTGGTTCCCGACGACGAGCCGGACCTCCGGCGCGACGCGACCTTTCACAGCCAGACCTAGGGGCGCGTCACCACTGGCCGTACTGCGTGGTCAGGATCGAGTTCACGTCGACCGCGATCCCGTCCACCGAACGCCGATCGATCTCGAACTGGTGCAGATTCGCGGCCGGATGGACGTAGCCGGTCGGGGTGCCCCAATTGTGCTGCCAGAACCAGGCACCCAAGCCGGCGTCGCGGGCCCATCCGATGGTGGGTGAGTTGGCGTAGACGCCGAGCCGCTGCGGGCCCACCACCGCCTGCCAGCCGAGCAGATACGGCACGATCTGCTCGGCGAATTCCTCGGCGGACGGGTTGTCGTCGATGGAGGCGTAGATCGGCGCGGCGTCCGGGCCGCCGGCGGCGCGGTGCAGGGCCACTCCCCGATCCCCGTGCCGCTTACCGGCTTCCAGGCCGCCGCGCCAATCGGCGGTCGGTCCCTTGCCGAACTGGTAGTTCGACACGATGGACAGTCCCGCCACCCGCAGCGCATCGACCTCGCGCGCCTGCAACGGTTTTCCCTCCATCCATTCCGCTCCGGGCCGCCGATCCGATACATAACGGATCACACCGGCGTGCCCGGCGTCCCGGATCGCGTCGGCGCCGGGGACGCCGCCCGCGTAGTCGAGCAGTGTGCCGAGCGGATCCGCCTCGGCGATCTGGGCGTCCTCCACCGACAGTCCGACCATGGTCAGCGTCGTGGCGGCGGCAGTGGTCAGCGCGGCGCCGTATCCCAGCAGAGTCCGGCGAGTGAGTGCGCGCGAATGCATCGCGCTCCTTCCCGTGGGCACCCGGCCCACTTCGAGCAACAGCGGAATTGGTTCGAGCGACAGCAATTTCGGGCGCGGACGGCGAGGCCGTCCGGAATTCGATGCGGTGCGACGAGCACGGACATGCGGTGAAATCGGAACTCGAGGCGAACAACAATGCGCGAAGTGCGATGGCGTGCAACACAACCGAGCTGATATCGACGAGAAGGTGTTACCGGCGAGCGAACCCGAGGAGCGACGAACCGACGACCGATCTGTACGAGAGTCGGTTACCGGCAACAGAACTCGGCGAACGGCACCACCGGGCCGACATCGCACGAGGTGTGGCGCGCGATCGCGTCGGTCGATCCGAGCGTGCGACCGGCGAGCCGCACAACGTATTACGGCATATCCGAACCAGAACGTGCAGCGAGCGGAAAGCGTGCGACGAGCGCGGACTTGCGAAGTGCGGAACCGACTTACGGGCGCGCGGGCTCACGGAGTGGGGTGCGACGCGAGGGAACCGGAAGCGTACCCGGCGCGCCTTCCCCGGCGACACGGACGTGCCGCCTGCGCGCCGGGAGCCTGCAAAATGCGGACTTATTCCACCATATTCACAACGGAACCGCCAGGAACACAGGGCTCAACAACAACACGCGTCACGCGGGTTCAGTCCGCCGCCGCGGCAATCCGATCGGCGACGTCGATCGTCCGGAAGGAGAGGTCCGCCAATTCCTCCCGCACCACGGCGGCCACCCGGGTGGCGAGCTGCCCCCGGATACCGCCGAGCACCCCGAGCGCCTTGGCGCGCCAGCTCAGCGGCCGCAGGTTCACCTGGATGTCCTCCGGCGCCGGTGCCGGTACGTCGACGACGATCAGCAGGGGTTCGGCCGCGCGGGCGATCAGGGTCAGCGGAATCGTGAGGTCCGCGCGGTACCGGTTGGCCACCAGGGCATCGATCGTGAGATCGAGTTCGACCGGCAGCGCCAGGTCGAAGGAGACCGGATCCGCACCCGGTCGCGCGGTCACCCGCGGCATCCGGATCACCCCGGTGGCCTGCACGGTGGCCGCGGCACCGGGGCCGGTGCGCAGCGGGCCGACCTCGATGACCCGGCCGGCCAGGCCCTCGACCACCTCGCGCACCCGGTCGGCGGTGACGATGCGGGGGAAGAATCGGCGGCCGAACTCGTCGTAGCCGATCCACTCCAGTCGCGGCGGCAGCTGCGGACGGGTCCGCCGGCCCTGCAGGATGGCCTCGATGTCGAAGAGGCGGGCGCGCCGGGTCTGCGGATCGTCGAGCATGGTGTTGACCCGCGCGGCGACCTCCCGCTGCACCAGCACGGTGATCGGTTCCAGCAGCAGTCCGAGGACGCCGCCGATGGCCTGGGCCCGCACACTGAAGCCGACGTCGCCGGGCTCGACGGGCGGAATGTCGATGACGATCAGCAGTGGATCCGCGGCGCGGGCGTGCAGGGTCAACGCGATGTCGACGATCGCCTCCAGCCGGAACTGCTGACCGCCCAGGGTGATGGTGACCAGCAGACTCGCCGGTAGTCGCACGCCGAATTCCACCAGTGGGCCACCCTGCACGATCACGGGTCGGCCGACCTTGCCCTCGGCCACGAAACCCGCGAGCGGTCCCACCGAGAACGGTCCGATGGTGATACCGCGGCCGGTCATATCGGCCACCGCCGCCTCGATCCGCGCCGGTGTCACCGCCTCGGCGATGAAACGGGCGCCGAATTCGGCGTAATCGATCCAAACGAGCCGAGCCTGACCGGCGGACTGTCGCATGAGTTCCCGAACCTCACTGTGTCGGATAGGGGACGCCATACCGCGTAGCGCAGAAGATCAGAAAATACGGAGCCCTGTCCTGCCGATGAGGGGGCAGCAGGACAGGGTCCGCGACGGCGGCGCTGCCGGGCACCGCCGGGTACATCGTAGGGTGTGATGCCCGCTGGGCACCCTCCCCCACCGGTAGGAGTCTCCCGCGTGGCGGAACTCTCACAACCGACCGAACCGACCATACCCGGTGCAGTACCCCGGAGGTAACGGTGAATTTCGACGCGCCTCGCGGCCGGCTAGGCGAGCGCGGTGCGAACGGCCAGCCAGGCGCCGGCCGGATCGGCGTAGCCGTGGTACATCAGCGGGATGCGCTGATCGACACCGAAATAGCGATATATCGCCAGCATCGCCTGCCGGATCGAGTAGTCCTGGAAGTCGTCGATGCGGCGCGGCCCGATCGGACGCTCGGGGAGCAAGGCCAGCCGGGTCAGTTCGGCCGCGTCGGCCAGATCCAGTCCCAGCGGTCCGTCGCCGATGTAGTGGTCGTGGAAGATCGTGCGCACGCCGGGGCCGCGGAACGGATCTCCCGCCCGGGCCGTCGCGGACGGCATCATGCGCACCCGCGCGCCCGGCAGGGTGCGCTTCTCCAGTGCGGCCACCAGATCGAGGTCCGCGGCCGGAGTGTCGCCGGCGACCGGCGCCTGTTCGATCAGGTGCAGCATGGACGCTCCGCGGACCCGGGGCTCGGGGACGAGGAACACACTCACCATCGGCTCGCTGTGCGCGGAATCGGTGAGACAGATCCGGGGGTGCGGCTGCCCGCCGCGGATCCGATCGTGCGTCGGGTCGGTCATGCGGATCTCCTCGGCATGCGGGCCGCCGGGGGCGGCCCGTCCCGCGAATCGTGCAAGTGCGGAACCCGGACAGGGGCGGAAAACCGGCGGTCGCCATCACCGCCGTACGCCGGGCACCGGGTGACCGTTCGGGAAAATACCCCGTGTCCGACCGTTGCCCTGTCGATTGTAGCGGCGTGCGATCAGGCGTTCAGCAGCCTGGAACTCGAGGCCAGCTGCTGTTCGATGGTGCCGCGCGCGACGGGCCACTCCTCGTCGAGGATCGAGTAGAACGCGGTGCTGCGCACCTCGCCGTCCAGACCGCGCGAATGCGCCCGCCGCACCCCGTCACTGGTCGCGCCGAGCCGCTCGATGGCGATCCGCGAGCGCAGATTGCGCACATCGGCCCGCATGGCGATGCGGCGCACCCGCCAGACCTCGAAGGCGTGTTGCAACAGCAGCAGTTTCGACTCCAGATTGACACCGGTGCCGCGCGCCCGCGGCGACAGCCAGGTGTTGCCGATCTCGGCCGCATCGGGAATGGCGAGCACCGGATCGCCCACCGGCAGGCCGTGCACGATCGGCCAGACCATCGGCCCCTGCCAGTAGTCGAACCGGGTGAACCGGGTGGAACCCAGCACCCGGCCGTCGGCCGTCGCGATCATCGCGAAGGCCAGCGCGGTACCCGCCATGTGATCGGTCATCGCCTGCGCCACGTAGGCGGCCGCCTCGGCCGGCCCGTGTGGCACGGGCGTGAACGCGTACACCTCACGGTCCGTGGCGCCCGCCTCGGCGAGTCCCGGAACATGATGTGGCGCAAGGGGTTCCAGTCGCACGTGGCGACCGGTGAGAGTAACGGGTGCAGGCACGTTTCCCTCGAGCTTTCGCGGACGGTCTCCGGCACGTCGGGCAGGTGCCGCCGGCTCGAATCTCCGGAACGACGTACCAGCCCTGGCGCGCCAGCAGCAGCATCGGATAGTGAAGTGAACGATAACGGAACTGCTGCCGTCGCCGGTGCAGGCGACGTGTAAATTCCCAGCATACCTTCGCGTGTCGCTCGGCGGGTCGTGCAAAGGGGTTGTGGCAAGGCTGTGACCTGCGCTCCCGGGACAAGATCAAGGAGACGTTAAATCCGCTTCCACCGGGCGATTACGTCTTGACGGAAGCCCGCGGAGATGCTTGTGCGCACACCGCGCCACCCGGCCGCGCGCGCCGGCCGCCCGTCGACCGAAACCGCCTCCTGCGCAATCCCAGCAACCCCCCGTTCGGACCGGACTGCGAACATCGTGTTGCCCGCCGATGAATACCCGCCCGGGTCCGTCGGCACGTCGGAGCGGGCGACGACTTCCTTTCCCGGACAACCGGATAACCCGTCCGAACGGGACCACACCCCGATTTGCGAGGTTCGCCGGATTGCCGGGCGGACGCCGGAGGGGCATGCGGCAGCCGAAATCGGCTCCGCGGCAACAACCTCGGGGGTGGCGCGGCCCGGTGCCGTTCCCGGGCGGCCGCGGCGCTCAGGCGTCCTCCCGCGGCACCGCCTCCAGGTACCTGCGGCCCAGAGTGCGGATGTGCGCCACCAGTTCCGGCGGTCCGTCGACACGGAAATCCATCATCAGCATGCTCAGATAGATCGCGATGGTCTCCAGGGTGTCGGCGCCGGTGAGCAGTACACAACTGACGTCGTCGACCGGCTCGACCACACCGACCGTCGGATTGATCCGGGCCAGTACGGTTTCGGCGGGTGCGAGCACGGTGATCCGGGCGTGCACCCGCCAACCGGCGGAGGCGATCTCGCGGAGTACGAAGGCGGTGAGATCCTCGTCCGGCAGCGCGCGGGCGGCGAAGTGCTCGGCGCCCGGTTCCACCCGCGCCGGCCCGGCCACCGGCAGCGCCCGCCAGACGTGCGAATTCCGTTCGTAGGCAACCAGATACCACCGCCGCTGCCAGCTGATCAGCCGATACGGCTCGACCGGGACATCGTCGAGGTACAGCACCCGGCCCGCCCGCACGGCCTCGGCGAGCAGGGTCAGCCGCTGCGCCGGCACCGGTGCGTCCGGTTCCACCGAACCGGTCACCGCGGGGCCGATGTCGGTGGCCGACCGCAGCGCCGACACCTTGCGCTGCAACCGTTTCGGCATGATCCGCTGCAACTTCGCCAGGGCCCGCGCGATGCTCCGGTCGATATCGGCGATACCGGTGGACCCGTCCTCGGCCAGCCCGGCGGCGACCGCGATCGCCACGGCCTCGTCGTCGTCGAGCAGCAACGGCGGCATCGCACTGCCCTGCCCGAGCCGGTAACCACCGGCCGAACCCCGCCCCGCATGCACCGGATATCCGAGTTCACGCAGCCGGGCGACGTCCTGGCGCAGGGTGCGGTCGCTGACCCCCAGCCGCTCGGCCAGTTCCGGACCGGTGTGCGTGCGGTCCTGCAACAGCGACAGCAGCCGGAGCGTCCGCAGTGTGGTCGAGCTCACATCGAAACCTTCCGCAGCCGGTTCTCATCAGGAAGGAAACCTACCTGATGGCCTCGTAGATTGGGTCACAACGGAAGCGAAAAACACTGAGAGGCAAGAACTGTGAGCATCATCGCCACCACCGGAAATTCGGCCGCGGTCACCCTCGCCCCGATCTGGCGCGACGTCCTCGCCACCTCGTTGCGGGCACTGACCGAGGTGGTCGCCGAGGTCCGCACGGATCAGGGCGAATTGGCCACGCCGTGCGCGGAATGGACCGTCACCCAGGTGATCCAGCACGCCGCCGGCGATCAGCTCGCCTTCGCCCGCGCACTCGGCGTCGGCGCGGGCCCGGCCTACGACCCGTTCGCACCGTCCGGCGTCCTCGACGTCCCGGCCACCGGTCTGGTCGCCGCGGCCGCCGCCGACAGCGCCGCGGCCTGGGCCACCGTGGCCGACGACGCCGAGACCGTCCCGACCCCGCTGCCGCACGGCGACCTGCCCACCCCGATCGCCGCCGTGCTGTGCGCACTGGACGCCGCCGTGCACGCCTGGGATATCGCCGTCACGATCGGCCGCCCGTCCCCGCTGACCGAGGACCTGGCCGCGGCGCTGCTGCTCGCCGCCGACGGCGTGATCGAGCCACTGCGGCAGTGGGGCGCCTACGCGCCGGTCGTCGCGGGCGAATCCGGCGATACCGCGGTCGAACACCTGCTGCGGTATCTCGGCCGCACCCCGCGGCGCTGAGTCCCGGGCTCGCCGTCATCGCGACGGGACACACCAGGTCTCGCGCGCGGGCCGCGCACCCCATAGGCTTCCGCCGTGGAAACCGGGCGGACAACGGTCGACGGGCGTTTCGAGTTGATCGAACCGCTCGGCAGTGGCGGCATGGGAACGGTATGGCGAGCTTATGATCTCGCCCTGCATCGTGAGGTGGCGCTGAAGGAGGTGCGTCCCGCCGAGGGCGACGTCAAGCAGCGGGAGCGGGTCCTGCGGGAGGCGAGGGCCCTGGCCCGGATCAACCACCGCAATGTGGTGGCGATCCATCACATCGTGGACACCCCCGCGGAACAGTTCCCCTGGATCGTGATGGAGCTGGTCCGCGGCCGTTCCCTCTCCGACCATCTCGCCCTCGGCCCGATGCATCCGATGCGGGCCGCGCAGATCGGCCGCGGCCTGCTCGCCGGACTGCGAGCAGCGCACGCCGTCGGCGTCCTGCACCGCGACATCAAGCCCGCGAATGTGCTGATGCGCGAGGACGATTCACCGGTCCTCACCGATTTCGGCATCGCCGCGATGGAGGGCAACGACGGCCTCACCTCCACCGGCGTGGTGATCGGCTCGCTGGATTACCTTGCGCCGGAACGGCTCGCGGGCATCGAGGGCAATCCTGCCTCGGACCTCTGGTCGCTGGGCATGCTGCTGTTCACCGCGGTGGAGGGCTACCAGCCGATGCACCGCGAGACCTCCGTCGCCACCCTGGCCGCGATCATGCAGGGCACGGTCCCGCCCGCCCGGCACGCCGGCCCCCTGTCGCAGACCCTGCAGGCCCTGCTGGTGACCGACCCCGACTACCGCCCGCCGGCCGACGTCGTGGACAACCTCCTGGCCCACGCCGCCCAGGGTTCGATCGCCCCTGTCCAAGGGCCGCGCCCGCCCGCCGCCGCGACACACCGGGCCGCCCCCGTCCGGACCTCCTCCCCCGGCCGCCGCGGCATCCTGATCGGCGCCTCGGTACTGGTGGTCGCCGCCGCCGCGACCGCGGCAGTACTGGTCTGGCCGAAATCCGGCGCCGGCAACACCCTCGAGGCCCAGCCGAGCACGACCGCCCCGGTCCAGCCCGGCGACACCGCCACCGACGACACCGACACCGTCTCGGCCGCCCCGACCAGCGCGGCCCGCGGCAAACAGGTCACCGGAACCCTGCTCACCCCCGACGGCATCCGCACCGCGATCACCGCACTCGAACAGGCCACCGGCGGACAGCAATTCACCGAAACCACGATCTATCCGAGCTATGTGAACACCGGCGCGCCGGTGCGCAACCAGCCCAAGCTCTACGACGAGTACACCTACCGCGACGGCAAGGGCAGCCGCACCGGCCCGGGAGGTCAGCTGAGCACCAAGACGGTGGCGCTGCGCTCGATCAACTGGGACAACCTGCCCGCCCTGCTGGACGCCGCCGACGCACAACTGGGCGTCCCGAATCCCACCATGCGCTACATCATCATCGACCCCGCGTGGACGTTCAACGACGACCGCCCGACCATCCGGGTCTACCTGACCGACGACTACGGCGGCGCGTACCTGGCGGCGGATACCGACGGCACGGTCGTCACGGTGATGCCACGCAAGTGATCGGGCCGTGCGCGCGACGGCCGACCGCCGCGGCCCGGTAGACTCCCACTCTCGTGAGTCTCACCCTCGGAATCGTCGGCCTGCCCAACGTCGGCAAGTCGACCCTGTTCAACGCGCTGACCAAGAACGACGTGCTCGCTGCGAACTACCCGTTCGCCACCATCGAGCCCAACGTCGGCGTGGTCCCGCTGCCGGATCCGAGGCTGGACAAGCTGGCGGAGATCTTCGGATCGGCCCGGATCCTGCCCGCGACGGTGTCGTTCGTCGACATCGCGGGCATCGTGAAGGGTGCCTCCGAGGGCGCGGGCCTCGGCAACAAATTCCTCGCCAACATCCGCGAGGCCGACGCGATCTGCCAGGTCGTGCGCGTCTTCGCCGACGACGATGTGGTCCACGTCGACGGCCGGGTCGACCCGCTCGCGGACATCGAGATCATCGAGACCGAGCTGATCCTCGCCGACCTGCAGACCCTCGAGAAGGCGGTCCCCCGCCTGGAGAAGGAAGCCAAGGTCAAGAAGGACCGCAAACCGGTCTTCGACGCCGCGAAGGCCGCCCAGGAAATCCTGAACGACGGCACCACCCTCTTCGCCGCGCGCGACCGCGTGGATGCCGACCTGCTCCGCGAACTCTCCCTCCTCACCCTGAAGCCGTTCCTCTACGTCTTCAACGCCGACGAATCGGTCCTCACCGACGCCGCCCGGGTGGCCGAACTGACCGCCGCCGTGGCCCCCGCCGACGCCGTCTTCCTCGACGCCAAGGTCGAATCCGAACTCCTGGAACTGGACGACGAATCCGCCCTGGAACTCCTGGAATCCATCGGCCAGACCGAACCCGGCCTGCACGCCCTGGCCCGGGCCGGCTTCCACACCCTCGGCCTCCAGACCTACCTCACCGCAGGCCCCAAGGAAGCCCGAGCCTGGACCATCCACCAGGGCGACACGGCCCCCAAGGCCGCCGGCGTCATCCACACCGACTTCGAACGCGGCTTCATCAAGGCCGAAATCGTCTCCTACACCGACCTCGTCGCCACCGGCTCCATGACCGCCGCCCGCGCCGCGGGCAAGGTCCGCATGGAGGGCAAGGACTACACCATGGCCGACGGCGACGTGGTCGAGTTCCGCTTCAACGTCTAGCCGCGTTTCTTGCAACTACATGTTTGGGAGCCACTGTGTCCCGTACGCGAGTCCACAACCTCTTCGTCTCCTCGGACGGGTATGCCGCCGGCGATCACGTGACGTTCGAAGCGCCGATCGGTGGGGCAGGAGCGCTGTTCGGCAAGTTCGACGGACGCGTCATCCACGGCATTCACGGAATAGACGAACCGGTGACCGTGGACCGCGCCATGTTCAGCATGTGGGGCCAGGGTATCGGGGCGGAGATCATGGGTCGGCGCAAGTTCGGCCCGCAAGCGGGCGAATGGCCGGACGACGGCTGGACGGGATGGTGGGGAGACGCACCGCCCTTCCGCACCCCGGTCTTCGTTCTGACCCATTACCCGCACGCAACTCTCGAGTTCGACAACGGCACCAGTTTCCACTTCGTGGACGCCTCACCCGAGGAGGCGCTTCGCTTGGCGCACGATGCGGCCGGCGGGTTGGACGTCCGGATCGGCGGCGGGCCGTCCACCGTGAGCGAGTTCCTCCAGGCCGATCTCATTGATTTTCTGCACGTGTCGATCATTCCGATCGTGCTCGGTGCCGGTGTTCGGATCTGGGATCACCTCACCGGCCTGGAAGAGCGATTCAGTGTCGAGTCCATCAGCACAGCAAGCGGTCTGACGCATCAGCTGTGGAACCGGAACCGCAGCGAGTGAGAGCGCGGCGGTACCGGCTCATCGCCCCGTAGCAGCAAGGCAGATGATCGTGGATCACCTACTGCCGCAACCGTTTCAACGGACGCGACTGCGCGGCCCGGTACAGGCGGCCACACCAGTGGAGGAGTGGGCCGGCGAGGATGCCGGAGAGGCGGGTGTAGGGCCAGATGGCGATGAGGAGGGTGACGATCAGGCCGCGGAGTTGGTAGGGGACGGGGGCGGACTGCATGGCGGCGGGGTGCGGGTGCAGGGTGATCAGGGAGCGGAACCATTCGAAAAGTGTTCCGGCGGTGCGATATTCACCGAGGTAGGAGTCCGAGCCGAACTGGACCAGCAGGCCCGACAACAGGGCGAGGATCAGGACGGGGACGGTGAGGCGGTCGATCGGGGAGACCAGTGAGCGCTGGGTGCCCGCGATCATGTGCGGCACCGCGAGAAGTACCGCGCCGCTGATCGTCAGCGCCGAGCCGAGTACCTCGAACACGATGACCGTCATGTGGGCGGCGCCGTAGGGCTGGGAGTGCAACGCCGGGAACGACACCACGAGAAGGCGGGTGACGATGACGATCAGGATGCCGGACCGGAACAACGTGGCACCGGTTCCCTCGATCCGCGTGCCGGTTCCGCGCCGATCGGAACCGAAGCGGTCGTGTCGGAAGCGCCAGAAGTGGCCTGCCACGAACAGCGCAAATGCGCTGTAGGGCAGCACTACCCACAGGAAATACTTCATGGGGTTCTCTCCGTGTGCGGATGACGATTCACAGACTTGCAGACCGAGTGCTGATTGACAAGACAATCACGGAGGTTGCTCGGATATAGCTTTGCTCGTTACCGACCAGCCAGTCCGGACTGTGCGATGCCACGGACGAAGGTCTTCTGCGCCATCGCGTAGACCAGCAGCAACGGGGCCAGAGCGAGGAGGGCCGCGGCCATCAGCAGTGACCAATCCGTGTGGTATTGGCCCTGTAGTTGCACGAGTCCCAGGGTCGCGGTGGCGATCTCGGTGCGCTGGATCATCACCAGCGGCCACAGGAAATCGTTCCAGACCGTGATCCAGGTGAGCACCGCCAGCACCGTGACCGCCGAACGGGCGTGCGGCAGAAGAACTCTCCAATATATCTGCCAGGTCGTGCAGCCGTCCAGAATGGCGGCCTCCTCCAATTCCGCTGGAAGTGTGCGGAAGAACTGCCGCATCAGATAGGTACCGAAGGCGGAGCCGAACAGACCGGGCACAATCATCGCCCACGGCGTATCCACCCAGCCGAGGCTGCGCATCAACACGAACTGCGGGATGACCGTGACCGT
This DNA window, taken from Nocardia sp. BMG111209, encodes the following:
- a CDS encoding DUF1906 domain-containing protein, with amino-acid sequence MHSRALTRRTLLGYGAALTTAAATTLTMVGLSVEDAQIAEADPLGTLLDYAGGVPGADAIRDAGHAGVIRYVSDRRPGAEWMEGKPLQAREVDALRVAGLSIVSNYQFGKGPTADWRGGLEAGKRHGDRGVALHRAAGGPDAAPIYASIDDNPSAEEFAEQIVPYLLGWQAVVGPQRLGVYANSPTIGWARDAGLGAWFWQHNWGTPTGYVHPAANLHQFEIDRRSVDGIAVDVNSILTTQYGQW
- a CDS encoding GNAT family N-acetyltransferase, which produces MPAPVTLTGRHVRLEPLAPHHVPGLAEAGATDREVYAFTPVPHGPAEAAAYVAQAMTDHMAGTALAFAMIATADGRVLGSTRFTRFDYWQGPMVWPIVHGLPVGDPVLAIPDAAEIGNTWLSPRARGTGVNLESKLLLLQHAFEVWRVRRIAMRADVRNLRSRIAIERLGATSDGVRRAHSRGLDGEVRSTAFYSILDEEWPVARGTIEQQLASSSRLLNA
- a CDS encoding YafY family protein, whose translation is MSSTTLRTLRLLSLLQDRTHTGPELAERLGVSDRTLRQDVARLRELGYPVHAGRGSAGGYRLGQGSAMPPLLLDDDEAVAIAVAAGLAEDGSTGIADIDRSIARALAKLQRIMPKRLQRKVSALRSATDIGPAVTGSVEPDAPVPAQRLTLLAEAVRAGRVLYLDDVPVEPYRLISWQRRWYLVAYERNSHVWRALPVAGPARVEPGAEHFAARALPDEDLTAFVLREIASAGWRVHARITVLAPAETVLARINPTVGVVEPVDDVSCVLLTGADTLETIAIYLSMLMMDFRVDGPPELVAHIRTLGRRYLEAVPREDA
- a CDS encoding TIGR03086 family metal-binding protein, producing MSIIATTGNSAAVTLAPIWRDVLATSLRALTEVVAEVRTDQGELATPCAEWTVTQVIQHAAGDQLAFARALGVGAGPAYDPFAPSGVLDVPATGLVAAAAADSAAAWATVADDAETVPTPLPHGDLPTPIAAVLCALDAAVHAWDIAVTIGRPSPLTEDLAAALLLAADGVIEPLRQWGAYAPVVAGESGDTAVEHLLRYLGRTPRR
- a CDS encoding serine/threonine-protein kinase — encoded protein: METGRTTVDGRFELIEPLGSGGMGTVWRAYDLALHREVALKEVRPAEGDVKQRERVLREARALARINHRNVVAIHHIVDTPAEQFPWIVMELVRGRSLSDHLALGPMHPMRAAQIGRGLLAGLRAAHAVGVLHRDIKPANVLMREDDSPVLTDFGIAAMEGNDGLTSTGVVIGSLDYLAPERLAGIEGNPASDLWSLGMLLFTAVEGYQPMHRETSVATLAAIMQGTVPPARHAGPLSQTLQALLVTDPDYRPPADVVDNLLAHAAQGSIAPVQGPRPPAAATHRAAPVRTSSPGRRGILIGASVLVVAAAATAAVLVWPKSGAGNTLEAQPSTTAPVQPGDTATDDTDTVSAAPTSAARGKQVTGTLLTPDGIRTAITALEQATGGQQFTETTIYPSYVNTGAPVRNQPKLYDEYTYRDGKGSRTGPGGQLSTKTVALRSINWDNLPALLDAADAQLGVPNPTMRYIIIDPAWTFNDDRPTIRVYLTDDYGGAYLAADTDGTVVTVMPRK
- the ychF gene encoding redox-regulated ATPase YchF translates to MSLTLGIVGLPNVGKSTLFNALTKNDVLAANYPFATIEPNVGVVPLPDPRLDKLAEIFGSARILPATVSFVDIAGIVKGASEGAGLGNKFLANIREADAICQVVRVFADDDVVHVDGRVDPLADIEIIETELILADLQTLEKAVPRLEKEAKVKKDRKPVFDAAKAAQEILNDGTTLFAARDRVDADLLRELSLLTLKPFLYVFNADESVLTDAARVAELTAAVAPADAVFLDAKVESELLELDDESALELLESIGQTEPGLHALARAGFHTLGLQTYLTAGPKEARAWTIHQGDTAPKAAGVIHTDFERGFIKAEIVSYTDLVATGSMTAARAAGKVRMEGKDYTMADGDVVEFRFNV
- a CDS encoding dihydrofolate reductase family protein, encoding MSRTRVHNLFVSSDGYAAGDHVTFEAPIGGAGALFGKFDGRVIHGIHGIDEPVTVDRAMFSMWGQGIGAEIMGRRKFGPQAGEWPDDGWTGWWGDAPPFRTPVFVLTHYPHATLEFDNGTSFHFVDASPEEALRLAHDAAGGLDVRIGGGPSTVSEFLQADLIDFLHVSIIPIVLGAGVRIWDHLTGLEERFSVESISTASGLTHQLWNRNRSE
- a CDS encoding respiratory nitrate reductase subunit gamma, whose translation is MKYFLWVVLPYSAFALFVAGHFWRFRHDRFGSDRRGTGTRIEGTGATLFRSGILIVIVTRLLVVSFPALHSQPYGAAHMTVIVFEVLGSALTISGAVLLAVPHMIAGTQRSLVSPIDRLTVPVLILALLSGLLVQFGSDSYLGEYRTAGTLFEWFRSLITLHPHPAAMQSAPVPYQLRGLIVTLLIAIWPYTRLSGILAGPLLHWCGRLYRAAQSRPLKRLRQ
- a CDS encoding ABC transporter permease subunit, with translation MIAVRARRELIRRLWHGALAYAALVVIGWCAVAPLLWALAASLKSEGAVSDPNPIPDRPQWSNYGRVFGVLPLGRMLLNTAGYAACVTAGQVLFCSLAGYAFARLRFPGREALFVAYLATLMVPLTVTVIPQFVLMRSLGWVDTPWAMIVPGLFGSAFGTYLMRQFFRTLPAELEEAAILDGCTTWQIYWRVLLPHARSAVTVLAVLTWITVWNDFLWPLVMIQRTEIATATLGLVQLQGQYHTDWSLLMAAALLALAPLLLVYAMAQKTFVRGIAQSGLAGR